A genomic segment from Pseudomonas sessilinigenes encodes:
- a CDS encoding DsbA family protein, whose translation MSSATLHYIYDPLCGWCYGAKPLVQAAQAVVPVVAHAGGMMTGRNRQPVSPQLRDYVMPHDRRIAEYTGQPFGQAYFEGLLRDHSAVFDSAPPIAAVLTAQALAGQGLELLGRLQTAHYLEGRRIADREVLLELAQELGFAPQAFAEGLDRVVAQELDEHIKASRALLAQVGGQGFPTLALERDGHFQLLDLSPWLGKPEAFAQWLKTSLGAGSGPHDGVAPSCGLDGCTP comes from the coding sequence ATGTCCTCGGCCACTCTTCATTACATCTACGATCCGCTGTGCGGCTGGTGCTATGGCGCCAAACCGCTGGTGCAGGCTGCCCAGGCAGTGGTACCGGTGGTGGCCCATGCCGGCGGCATGATGACCGGCCGCAACCGCCAGCCGGTATCGCCACAATTGCGTGACTACGTCATGCCTCACGATCGGCGTATTGCCGAGTACACCGGGCAGCCGTTCGGCCAGGCCTATTTCGAGGGGTTGCTGCGCGACCACTCGGCGGTGTTCGACTCGGCGCCGCCCATCGCTGCCGTGCTGACGGCCCAAGCCTTGGCTGGCCAGGGCCTGGAGCTGCTGGGACGCTTGCAGACCGCGCACTATCTTGAAGGGCGGCGGATCGCCGATCGCGAGGTGCTGTTGGAGCTGGCACAAGAACTGGGCTTTGCCCCGCAGGCATTCGCCGAAGGCCTCGACCGGGTCGTGGCGCAGGAGCTTGACGAGCATATAAAAGCCAGCCGTGCACTGCTGGCCCAGGTTGGCGGGCAAGGCTTCCCGACCCTGGCACTGGAGCGCGACGGGCACTTCCAGTTGCTTGACCTCAGCCCCTGGCTGGGTAAACCCGAGGCCTTCGCCCAGTGGCTGAAGACCTCCCTGGGCGCCGGTAGCGGCCCTCATGATGGCGTTGCCCCAAGCTGTGGCCTGGACGGTTGCACGCCCTGA
- a CDS encoding lysozyme inhibitor LprI family protein → MKLSLLSLATAGLALAVLAPHANAAGFDCAKSSTSVEKAVCNAPKLSAQDDELNRRYNGLKHLQVFRLLQVSWLREVRDTCTSDDCLEGAYRAQLKMLAPLPIPPVPSKNELLPMDPTRQYRLDEAEHWQRFPLAAFPAVPPRGDKQIVDAQVIDGVLRVVLFTGLYQRDQGGFVGTLYEYADDQPGLYPIARDIAFTGWAAQGNNDQGLRFAGFDNGLLYYRQRIGGDLQQSMTYRLGSRSAPEASLKSYQTPSNTLRHARARVGQDLNVDNYSLSLDYDQQSHNTYSENVTAHNDTEDGWSIVNPTWSATRPIMYFDNEGPRACIWRVDTQYKTLFKIVPEHDAVSARPVDIHGREAVVYLEGDQLKFAFKYDD, encoded by the coding sequence ATGAAGCTTTCCCTGCTGTCCCTGGCGACCGCCGGCCTGGCACTGGCCGTGCTCGCGCCACACGCCAATGCCGCCGGCTTCGACTGTGCCAAGTCCTCGACCTCGGTCGAGAAGGCGGTCTGCAACGCGCCGAAGCTCTCCGCCCAGGACGATGAATTGAATCGTCGCTACAACGGACTCAAGCACCTGCAGGTGTTTCGCCTGCTGCAAGTGAGCTGGCTGCGCGAGGTCCGCGATACCTGCACATCGGACGACTGCCTGGAGGGGGCCTACCGCGCCCAGTTGAAGATGCTCGCGCCGCTGCCAATCCCCCCGGTTCCGAGCAAGAACGAGTTGCTGCCCATGGACCCGACGCGCCAGTACCGTCTGGATGAAGCCGAGCACTGGCAGCGCTTCCCGTTGGCGGCCTTCCCTGCCGTCCCCCCTCGGGGTGACAAGCAGATCGTCGACGCCCAGGTGATCGATGGCGTGTTGCGCGTGGTGCTGTTCACCGGCCTGTACCAGCGGGACCAAGGCGGCTTTGTCGGGACCTTGTATGAATATGCCGATGACCAGCCGGGCCTGTATCCCATCGCCCGGGACATCGCCTTCACCGGCTGGGCCGCCCAGGGCAACAATGACCAGGGCCTGCGCTTCGCCGGGTTCGACAATGGGCTGCTGTACTACCGCCAGCGTATCGGTGGCGACCTGCAGCAAAGCATGACCTACCGCCTGGGTTCACGCAGCGCGCCCGAGGCCAGCCTGAAGTCGTACCAGACGCCCTCCAATACCCTGCGCCATGCCCGGGCGCGGGTGGGCCAGGACCTGAATGTGGATAACTACAGCCTGTCCCTGGACTACGACCAGCAGAGCCACAATACCTACAGCGAGAATGTCACCGCGCACAACGACACCGAGGATGGCTGGAGCATCGTCAACCCGACCTGGAGCGCCACCCGCCCGATCATGTACTTCGATAACGAAGGACCGCGGGCCTGTATCTGGCGAGTCGACACGCAGTACAAGACCCTGTTCAAGATCGTGCCCGAACACGATGCCGTCTCGGCACGCCCGGTGGATATCCATGGCCGCGAGGCGGTGGTGTACCTGGAAGGGGACCAGCTGAAGTTCGCCTTCAAGTACGACGACTGA
- a CDS encoding TonB-dependent receptor produces MPAHFRLTPLSLGLCTLLASGFACAAGTTLPTTSIRAEAGSSPDDPRVREVSTATRTSTPARYVPQAIDTVKTSNLRDYGTNDLGSALGGIPNVSSSADTRFDSIRIRGFDASNDFYLDGIRDDSQYVRDLHNIERIEVLKGPAAVLYGRGSQGGIVNRVSKLPEAGRRSSVEVQGGSQDLRSLYADLSADPTDNISLRLNLGNEDRNSFRDGIDGNHRQLFAPSMSWQLSPDLNWLVQYEYSRYDRTPDRGIPGNPLTGRPADVSRKTTYGDTQRDYINDRAQSLRSRLSYDLNDQWQLRHSFSLFKLESDFDNTYLTGYKPATGLVDRQRWQQDLSTRNLYNTVELEGHVQTYGIEHTLLAGLEVGEQRRHSLLNQGVGVPGAPLSGATARQQHNGAMKVFSNNLTNVDSAGLYLQDQIRLNDEWQLLAGVRFDRFEVETTSKLSGLQEKQDSTSTSPRVGLVYTPWKDHSFYASWSKSFAPVGGGLIGISPGAKGNTNQTAPELTRQKEIGVKSEWLDERLSTTLALYEIELYNRRTEDPLNKGTYLLTGLQRSRGLELTATGNVVGNWYVRGGIGLQDATIVKDDNGNEGKRINDVAKRNASLFVTWKPELGWYAETGLTLVGDRFADNANTVALPGYGRWDALAGYRHKDWDVRAALNNIANRDYYSSATSAYQIQPGDPRSLVVSGTYSF; encoded by the coding sequence ATGCCTGCCCATTTCCGCCTCACCCCCCTGTCCCTGGGACTCTGCACCCTGCTGGCCAGCGGTTTCGCCTGCGCCGCCGGCACCACCCTGCCCACCACCTCCATTCGTGCCGAGGCAGGGAGCAGCCCCGACGACCCCCGGGTCAGGGAAGTGAGCACCGCGACCCGCACCTCGACGCCTGCCCGCTACGTGCCCCAGGCCATCGATACGGTGAAGACCAGCAACCTGCGCGATTACGGTACCAACGACCTGGGCAGCGCCCTGGGCGGTATTCCCAACGTCAGCAGTAGCGCCGACACACGCTTTGACAGCATCCGGATTCGTGGCTTCGACGCCAGCAACGACTTCTACCTGGATGGCATCCGCGACGACAGCCAGTATGTGCGCGACCTGCACAACATCGAGCGGATCGAGGTCCTCAAGGGCCCGGCAGCGGTGCTCTATGGCCGTGGCAGCCAGGGTGGCATCGTCAACCGGGTGAGCAAACTGCCCGAAGCCGGGCGCCGTTCCAGCGTCGAGGTCCAGGGTGGCAGCCAGGACCTGCGTAGCCTGTACGCCGACCTCAGCGCCGACCCGACGGACAACATCAGCTTGCGCCTGAACCTGGGCAACGAGGACAGGAACAGCTTCCGCGATGGTATCGACGGCAATCATCGCCAACTGTTCGCCCCCTCCATGAGCTGGCAACTGAGCCCGGACCTGAACTGGCTGGTGCAATACGAGTACAGCCGCTACGACCGCACTCCCGACCGTGGTATCCCGGGTAACCCGCTGACCGGACGCCCGGCCGATGTCAGCCGCAAGACCACCTATGGCGACACCCAGCGCGACTACATCAACGACCGCGCCCAATCGCTGCGCTCGCGCCTGAGCTATGACCTCAACGACCAGTGGCAACTGCGTCACAGCTTCAGCCTGTTCAAGCTGGAGAGCGATTTCGACAACACCTACCTCACAGGCTACAAACCGGCGACAGGCCTGGTAGACCGTCAGCGCTGGCAGCAGGACCTGAGTACCCGCAACCTGTACAACACCGTCGAGCTCGAAGGCCATGTGCAAACCTACGGCATCGAGCACACATTGCTGGCGGGCCTGGAAGTAGGCGAGCAACGCCGCCACTCGCTGCTCAATCAAGGCGTCGGCGTGCCCGGCGCTCCCCTGAGCGGCGCCACCGCACGCCAGCAGCACAACGGTGCGATGAAGGTATTCAGCAACAACCTGACCAACGTCGACAGTGCCGGCCTGTACCTGCAGGACCAGATCCGCCTGAACGACGAGTGGCAGTTGCTGGCCGGCGTACGCTTCGACCGCTTCGAAGTGGAAACCACCAGCAAGCTTTCGGGCCTGCAGGAAAAGCAGGACAGCACCAGCACCAGCCCACGTGTGGGGCTGGTCTACACGCCGTGGAAAGATCACTCGTTCTACGCCTCCTGGAGCAAGTCCTTCGCCCCGGTTGGCGGCGGTCTTATCGGCATCTCTCCGGGAGCCAAGGGCAATACCAACCAGACCGCTCCCGAGCTGACCCGACAGAAGGAAATCGGGGTCAAGAGCGAGTGGCTCGACGAGCGCTTGAGCACCACCCTCGCGCTGTACGAAATCGAACTGTACAACCGCCGTACAGAAGACCCGCTGAACAAGGGAACCTACCTGCTGACGGGGCTGCAGCGTTCACGCGGCCTCGAACTGACCGCCACCGGCAATGTGGTCGGCAATTGGTATGTACGAGGAGGCATCGGCCTGCAGGACGCCACCATCGTCAAGGACGACAACGGTAACGAGGGCAAGCGCATCAACGATGTGGCCAAGCGTAACGCCAGCCTGTTCGTGACCTGGAAACCCGAGCTGGGCTGGTATGCCGAAACCGGCCTGACCCTGGTGGGCGATCGTTTCGCCGACAACGCCAATACCGTGGCGCTACCCGGCTACGGCCGCTGGGACGCCCTGGCCGGCTACCGCCACAAGGACTGGGATGTGCGCGCGGCGCTGAACAACATCGCCAACCGCGACTACTACAGCTCCGCCACCAGCGCCTACCAGATCCAACCGGGCGACCCCCGCAGCCTGGTGGTCAGCGGGACCTACAGCTTCTGA
- the aguB gene encoding N-carbamoylputrescine amidase, which produces MSRTVTVAATQMACSWDLEANLDTAEKLVREAAAKGAQIILIQELFETPYFCQKPNPDYLQLATPTEANAAIAHFQKLARELQVVLPISFFELAGRARFNSIAIIDADGSNLGIYRKSHIPDGPGYHEKYYFNPGDTGFKVWNTRYAKIGVGICWDQWFPECARSMALQGAEILFYPTAIGSEPHDSSISSRDHWQRVQQGHAGANLMPLVASNRIGNEEQDGYDITFYGSSFIANPFGEKVQELNQTEEGILVHSFDLDELEHIRSAWGSFRDRRPNLYGALKTLDGSLES; this is translated from the coding sequence ATGAGCCGTACCGTTACCGTCGCCGCTACCCAGATGGCCTGTTCCTGGGACCTTGAGGCCAACCTCGACACCGCTGAAAAGCTGGTGCGCGAAGCCGCCGCCAAGGGCGCGCAGATCATCCTGATCCAGGAGCTGTTCGAGACTCCGTACTTCTGCCAGAAGCCCAATCCGGACTACCTGCAACTGGCCACGCCGACCGAGGCCAATGCGGCCATCGCGCACTTCCAGAAGCTTGCCCGGGAGCTGCAAGTGGTGCTGCCCATCAGCTTCTTCGAACTGGCTGGCCGGGCGCGCTTCAACAGCATCGCGATCATCGATGCCGATGGCAGCAACCTCGGGATTTATCGTAAAAGCCATATCCCGGACGGCCCCGGTTACCACGAGAAGTACTACTTCAATCCGGGGGATACCGGCTTCAAGGTGTGGAACACCCGCTACGCCAAGATTGGCGTGGGCATCTGCTGGGACCAGTGGTTCCCCGAGTGCGCGCGCAGCATGGCCCTGCAGGGGGCAGAAATCCTGTTCTACCCCACCGCCATCGGCAGCGAGCCCCACGATTCGAGCATTTCTTCGCGCGACCATTGGCAGCGGGTGCAACAGGGCCATGCCGGCGCCAACCTGATGCCGCTGGTGGCCAGCAACCGCATCGGCAACGAGGAGCAGGACGGCTACGACATCACCTTCTACGGTTCGTCCTTTATCGCCAACCCGTTCGGCGAGAAGGTCCAGGAGCTCAACCAGACCGAAGAAGGTATCCTTGTGCACAGTTTCGACCTCGACGAGCTCGAGCACATCCGCAGCGCCTGGGGCAGTTTCCGTGACCGCCGTCCGAACCTCTATGGCGCCCTGAAAACCCTCGACGGTTCCCTGGAGTCCTGA
- a CDS encoding SDR family NAD(P)-dependent oxidoreductase, with protein sequence MQIDLGGKTAIISGSTGGIGLGIARSLAASGASVVIVGRNAASVAEAVAGIHASNGSARGVVADLGTAAGADILFAAEPQADILVNNLGIYNDVDFFDTDDQQWMDFYEINVLSGVRLSRHYTPGMVERGWGRVIFLSSESGVAIPAQMINYGVTKAANLAVSHGLAKRLAGTGVTVNAILPGPTFTEGVANLVADAVRQSGRSPREEADAFVRRERPSSIIQRVAEVEEVASLVTYIASPFSSATTGAALRVDGGVVDSLAI encoded by the coding sequence ATGCAAATCGATCTGGGCGGCAAGACCGCCATCATCAGTGGCTCCACCGGCGGCATCGGCCTGGGCATCGCCCGTAGCCTGGCGGCCTCCGGCGCCAGCGTGGTCATCGTCGGCCGCAACGCGGCCTCGGTGGCAGAAGCCGTCGCCGGCATCCACGCCAGCAACGGCAGCGCCCGTGGCGTGGTCGCTGACCTCGGTACCGCGGCCGGCGCCGATATCCTGTTCGCCGCCGAGCCCCAGGCCGACATCCTGGTGAACAACCTGGGCATCTACAACGATGTCGACTTCTTCGACACCGACGACCAGCAATGGATGGATTTCTACGAAATCAACGTGCTCTCCGGCGTGCGCCTGTCCCGCCACTACACCCCGGGCATGGTCGAGCGCGGCTGGGGCCGGGTGATCTTCCTGTCCTCGGAATCGGGCGTCGCCATCCCGGCGCAGATGATCAACTACGGCGTCACCAAGGCCGCCAACCTGGCCGTCTCCCATGGCCTGGCCAAGCGCCTGGCCGGCACCGGCGTGACCGTGAACGCGATCCTGCCGGGCCCGACCTTCACCGAAGGCGTGGCCAACCTGGTGGCCGACGCGGTGCGCCAGTCCGGCCGCAGCCCGCGGGAAGAAGCCGACGCCTTCGTACGCCGCGAGCGCCCCAGCTCGATCATCCAGCGCGTGGCCGAAGTCGAGGAGGTGGCCTCCCTGGTGACCTACATCGCCTCGCCATTCTCCTCGGCTACCACCGGCGCGGCCCTGCGCGTGGACGGCGGCGTAGTGGACAGCCTGGCGATCTGA
- a CDS encoding nuclear transport factor 2 family protein, which translates to MDNLALIKSTYEGANSQENARNTAAALAPDARWTEAAGFPYAGTYVGFDEVLEHVFKRLGSEWQDFTFKVDSYVAEGDKVVAYGNYQGIYKASGKPIDVRVAHLWTLKNGKVTHFEQFVDSHSVQLAML; encoded by the coding sequence ATGGATAACCTTGCGTTGATCAAAAGCACCTACGAAGGCGCCAACTCCCAGGAAAACGCGCGTAACACCGCGGCGGCCCTGGCTCCCGATGCACGCTGGACCGAAGCGGCGGGCTTTCCCTATGCCGGCACCTATGTCGGCTTCGACGAAGTGCTGGAGCATGTCTTCAAGCGCCTGGGCTCGGAGTGGCAGGACTTCACGTTCAAGGTCGACAGCTACGTGGCCGAGGGTGACAAAGTGGTCGCCTATGGCAATTACCAGGGCATCTATAAGGCCTCTGGCAAACCCATCGATGTACGAGTGGCTCACTTGTGGACACTCAAGAATGGCAAGGTCACGCATTTCGAACAGTTCGTTGATAGTCACAGCGTGCAGCTGGCAATGCTCTAG
- the aguA gene encoding agmatine deiminase, whose product MSTLHSTPRADGFYMPAEWATQTQAWMIWPERPDNWRLGGKPAQAAHAAVAKAIARFEPVTVAVSAAQYENARARLDVPNIRVVEMSSDDAWVRDTGPTFVINDTGEVRGVHWGFNSWGGFEGGLYAPWNRDEQVASKVLEIERCQEYRTEGFVLEGGSIHVDGEGTLITTEECLLNHNRNPHLSREQIEAVLRDHLAVEQIVWLPDGLYNDETDGHVDNFCCYVRPGEVLLAWTDDPQDPNYPRCQAAMQVLENTRDAKGRAFKVHKMPIPGPLYATEEECAGVDAVEGSQERNPSVRLAGSYVNFLIVNGGIIAPSFDDPMDAPAKAILQQLFPEHEVVMVPGRELLLGGGNIHCLTQQQPAPHRI is encoded by the coding sequence ATGAGTACTTTGCACAGCACGCCGCGCGCCGACGGTTTCTACATGCCGGCCGAATGGGCCACCCAGACCCAGGCCTGGATGATCTGGCCCGAGCGTCCGGATAACTGGCGCCTGGGCGGCAAGCCAGCCCAGGCGGCCCATGCCGCAGTGGCCAAGGCCATTGCCCGCTTCGAACCGGTGACCGTGGCGGTGTCCGCGGCCCAGTATGAAAACGCCCGGGCGCGCCTGGACGTACCCAATATCCGCGTGGTGGAGATGTCCAGCGATGACGCCTGGGTCCGCGACACCGGCCCGACCTTCGTCATCAACGACACCGGCGAAGTACGTGGCGTGCACTGGGGCTTCAACTCCTGGGGCGGCTTCGAGGGCGGCCTGTACGCGCCGTGGAATCGCGATGAGCAGGTGGCCAGCAAGGTGCTGGAGATCGAGCGTTGCCAGGAATACCGCACCGAGGGCTTCGTGCTCGAGGGCGGTTCGATCCACGTCGATGGCGAAGGCACCCTGATCACCACCGAGGAATGCCTGCTCAACCACAACCGCAATCCGCACCTGTCTCGCGAGCAGATCGAGGCGGTGCTGCGTGATCACCTGGCGGTGGAACAGATCGTCTGGCTGCCGGACGGCCTGTACAACGACGAAACCGACGGCCATGTGGATAACTTCTGCTGCTACGTGCGTCCGGGCGAAGTGCTGCTGGCCTGGACCGACGACCCGCAGGACCCGAACTACCCTCGTTGCCAGGCCGCCATGCAGGTGCTGGAAAACACCCGCGACGCCAAGGGCCGCGCGTTCAAGGTGCACAAGATGCCGATCCCCGGGCCGCTGTATGCCACCGAGGAAGAGTGCGCCGGAGTCGATGCGGTAGAAGGCAGCCAGGAGCGCAACCCATCGGTGCGCCTGGCCGGCTCCTACGTGAACTTCCTGATCGTCAATGGCGGGATCATCGCCCCGAGTTTCGATGATCCGATGGACGCACCCGCCAAGGCGATCCTGCAGCAATTGTTCCCTGAGCACGAAGTGGTGATGGTGCCTGGGCGCGAACTGTTACTGGGCGGCGGCAACATCCACTGCCTTACCCAACAGCAGCCCGCCCCCCACCGGATTTGA
- a CDS encoding tetratricopeptide repeat protein yields MPTSMVRGALLLLGSLLLAGCAGLQSQDQINYAHCRLVGQAAKAEKFDVVLQEADLCLEKNQLSKPMQSLVYWLKSDAYANFKRYPQAIAAKEKSIELDGTPNARAVLDLSRLYREAGNPQKALELVQSNLDANLGEAGKGAGFNMPTYYHLGQALYDLGQYREAAEAYSAGLQRQPDYAWAFYHRGLAYEKLGLADDARGDFSSFAKLVDQQYVEPQHQAKLAEYKISLP; encoded by the coding sequence ATGCCTACATCGATGGTTCGTGGAGCGCTCCTGCTCCTGGGTTCCCTGCTCCTCGCCGGGTGTGCCGGCCTGCAGAGCCAGGATCAGATCAACTACGCTCACTGCCGCCTGGTGGGCCAGGCCGCCAAGGCCGAGAAGTTCGACGTGGTGCTGCAAGAGGCCGACCTGTGCCTTGAGAAGAACCAGTTGTCCAAGCCCATGCAGAGCCTGGTCTACTGGCTCAAGTCCGATGCCTACGCCAATTTCAAGCGCTACCCGCAAGCCATCGCGGCCAAGGAAAAGTCCATCGAGCTGGACGGCACGCCCAATGCCCGTGCGGTGCTGGACCTGAGCCGCCTGTATCGTGAGGCCGGCAATCCGCAAAAGGCCCTGGAACTGGTGCAGTCCAACCTCGATGCCAACCTGGGCGAAGCCGGCAAGGGCGCCGGCTTCAACATGCCGACCTATTACCACCTGGGCCAGGCGCTCTACGACCTGGGGCAATACCGCGAGGCCGCCGAGGCCTACAGCGCTGGCCTGCAACGTCAGCCTGACTATGCCTGGGCGTTCTATCACCGGGGCCTTGCCTACGAAAAACTGGGTCTGGCCGACGATGCCCGCGGCGACTTCAGCTCGTTCGCCAAGCTGGTGGACCAGCAATACGTCGAACCCCAGCACCAGGCCAAGCTGGCCGAGTACAAGATCAGCCTGCCTTGA
- a CDS encoding OprD family porin: MFKQRICLIALGILSATQAMADGQADAKGFVEDSSLKVLLRNAYINRDYKDGNKDKAEWGQGFIGTFSSGFTQGTVGVGVDAFGLYALRLDGGKGRSGAGGIDFFKQDNSGKAANDLAKAGAAVKFRISNTVLTYGDQMPALPVLNYDNARLLPESYTGTLITSKEIKGLELNAGRFTAESRKSDEGRDSGGLKSINVLGGSYQFTEQFKGAFYASDVEDVLKKQYVNLNYVFPLATDQSLTLDFNGYQTKLDKSYATKAKAGGQDNKIWSLAATYATGPHSFTLAHQRSTGDSHLGYAYGGYQRDQGRVGDGGNTIYLANSYWSDFNAEDERSWQLGYGLDFGAFGVPGLTYNVAYVRGDNITTATSSGGSEREIFNQFKYVVQSGPAKDLSVKVRSSVLRVSQKSSDYNVGGNELRVFVDYPINVF, from the coding sequence ATGTTTAAACAGCGGATCTGCTTGATTGCACTGGGGATTTTGAGCGCTACACAAGCCATGGCCGACGGCCAGGCCGATGCCAAGGGCTTCGTCGAAGACAGCAGCCTGAAAGTGCTGCTGCGCAATGCTTACATCAACCGTGACTACAAAGACGGTAACAAGGACAAGGCTGAGTGGGGCCAAGGCTTCATCGGTACCTTCTCCTCCGGTTTCACCCAGGGCACCGTGGGCGTGGGCGTTGACGCCTTCGGCCTGTACGCACTGCGCCTGGATGGCGGCAAGGGCCGCAGCGGTGCCGGCGGCATCGACTTTTTCAAACAAGACAACAGCGGCAAGGCCGCCAACGACCTGGCCAAGGCCGGCGCTGCCGTCAAGTTCCGCATTTCCAACACCGTGCTGACCTACGGCGACCAGATGCCGGCCCTGCCGGTACTGAACTACGACAACGCGCGCCTGCTGCCGGAAAGCTACACCGGTACCCTGATCACCTCCAAGGAGATCAAGGGCCTGGAGCTGAACGCCGGTCGTTTCACCGCCGAATCGCGCAAGAGCGACGAAGGTCGTGACAGCGGTGGCCTGAAGTCGATCAACGTGTTGGGCGGTAGCTACCAGTTCACCGAACAGTTCAAGGGCGCGTTCTACGCTTCCGACGTCGAAGACGTGCTGAAGAAGCAGTACGTGAACCTGAACTATGTGTTCCCGCTGGCCACCGATCAGTCCCTGACCCTGGACTTCAACGGCTATCAGACCAAGCTGGACAAGTCCTATGCGACCAAGGCCAAGGCTGGCGGCCAGGACAACAAGATCTGGAGCCTGGCGGCCACCTATGCCACCGGCCCGCACTCCTTCACCCTGGCGCACCAGCGCAGCACGGGCGACAGCCACCTGGGTTATGCCTATGGCGGCTACCAGCGTGATCAAGGTCGCGTGGGCGATGGCGGCAACACCATCTACCTGGCCAACTCCTACTGGTCCGACTTCAACGCCGAAGACGAACGCAGCTGGCAGCTGGGCTACGGTCTGGACTTCGGCGCCTTCGGCGTACCGGGCCTGACCTACAACGTGGCCTATGTGCGTGGCGACAACATCACCACCGCAACGTCCTCCGGTGGCAGCGAGCGGGAAATCTTCAACCAGTTCAAGTACGTAGTGCAGAGCGGCCCGGCCAAGGACCTGAGCGTGAAGGTTCGCAGTTCGGTCCTGCGCGTATCGCAGAAGTCTTCCGACTACAACGTGGGCGGCAACGAACTGCGCGTATTCGTCGACTACCCGATCAACGTGTTCTGA
- a CDS encoding AraC family transcriptional regulator — protein MAHPTPSIKLSTLQQLAPYLSLHGVSPLEFFRRYGISPQVFQYPDAWVPRATCFHIASEMAALTQDPFAGATVGHLIEVRSLGAWGELILGSSNLAQTCAVAAIHTNLLHQGSDVRIVTEGRTLKLIRQSTGQHGANPKQVILGTLALLRKVPLMSGEPSAVRVHLQNPRQRGNEALEKYLGPNLHMNAQHNMIEFDRELLDISLPLGRDDAWKVTEALKSTAKAAGMLIERIGDQDRSTLAAIARNLGLSSRTLQRRLKYCGIDFEELRDKTRRSEALQLIASGKYSATEIAYMVGYSDQAHFTRAFKRWTGSSPSRYSALLKDDR, from the coding sequence ATGGCCCACCCAACGCCCTCCATCAAACTCAGCACTCTTCAGCAACTCGCGCCCTACTTGAGCCTGCACGGGGTATCGCCGCTGGAGTTTTTTCGACGTTACGGTATTTCCCCGCAGGTTTTTCAATACCCGGATGCCTGGGTGCCGCGAGCGACCTGCTTTCATATAGCCAGTGAAATGGCCGCGCTCACACAGGACCCCTTCGCAGGTGCAACGGTGGGGCATTTGATCGAGGTACGCTCGCTCGGGGCCTGGGGCGAGTTGATCCTGGGTTCGTCCAATCTCGCTCAGACGTGCGCAGTGGCGGCGATCCATACGAACTTACTGCATCAAGGGAGCGACGTAAGAATCGTCACCGAAGGCCGTACGCTGAAACTAATTCGGCAATCCACCGGACAGCACGGGGCGAATCCGAAGCAGGTCATTCTCGGCACTCTGGCGCTGCTAAGAAAAGTACCGCTCATGTCCGGTGAGCCAAGCGCCGTCCGTGTGCATTTGCAAAACCCGAGGCAACGAGGAAATGAGGCGCTGGAGAAATACCTGGGGCCGAATCTGCACATGAACGCGCAGCACAACATGATCGAATTCGATCGCGAGCTGCTCGACATCTCTCTACCGCTCGGCCGGGATGACGCCTGGAAAGTCACCGAGGCCTTGAAGTCGACCGCGAAAGCCGCCGGCATGCTTATCGAACGGATCGGGGATCAGGATCGATCCACACTTGCCGCCATAGCAAGAAACCTCGGCTTGTCTTCCCGCACGCTACAGCGTCGCCTCAAATACTGCGGCATCGACTTCGAAGAGCTGCGGGACAAAACCCGTCGCAGCGAAGCGCTACAACTGATTGCCAGCGGCAAGTACAGCGCAACCGAGATTGCCTACATGGTTGGTTACAGTGACCAAGCGCACTTTACCCGAGCCTTCAAACGCTGGACCGGAAGTTCACCATCGCGCTACAGCGCGCTTTTGAAAGATGATCGTTAA
- a CDS encoding c-type cytochrome, whose amino-acid sequence MKPIAASILALLLHSMLFSAPAVAGDAEVGAKLFKRLCSGCHNIGPSVRSSFGPELNGIIDRPAGSAQDYQYSTAMKSSGIVWTRDKLTQYLQDPKGVVPGTRMIFWGLSDEEKIDNLLAYLQTFPNP is encoded by the coding sequence ATGAAACCCATCGCAGCATCCATCCTCGCCCTGTTGCTCCACTCCATGCTGTTCAGCGCCCCGGCTGTGGCCGGCGATGCCGAAGTCGGCGCCAAGCTGTTCAAGCGCCTGTGCAGTGGTTGCCACAATATCGGGCCCTCGGTGCGCAGCTCGTTCGGGCCAGAGCTCAACGGCATCATCGACCGCCCGGCCGGCAGCGCCCAGGACTACCAGTATTCGACAGCGATGAAGTCCTCGGGCATCGTCTGGACCCGGGACAAGCTCACCCAGTACCTGCAAGATCCCAAGGGCGTAGTGCCCGGCACCCGGATGATTTTCTGGGGCTTGAGCGACGAAGAGAAAATCGACAACCTGCTGGCCTATCTACAGACCTTTCCTAATCCCTGA